A genomic stretch from Ooceraea biroi isolate clonal line C1 chromosome 3, Obir_v5.4, whole genome shotgun sequence includes:
- the LOC105283194 gene encoding focal adhesion kinase 1 isoform X9, with product MSTGTGDGGGGGVGSVQSSGGGRNTPPHGSPTPMDKATLKVHLPNGGFNVVKFGDAIDVRGIISLVTSRLAVGTRHYRNLYAMRLHHPGSGESYWLHQDTTMYQVQEKYERKHPHCEWRYELRVRYLPQNLNDLYEKDKVTFYYYYDQVRNDYLLANHAALDQDVAVQLCCLEIRYFFKDMPQIALDKKSNLEYLEREVGLHKFLPRSVLNGMKPKALRKLIQQHFKKVAALSELECMFKFFDLLRAHYRFDQERFICALGSSWSIPVELVIGPDLGISYMAHRGGTVPTRMAEFSQIQSIQTLVSDCKEHAKACIKLRVAGAAETLSITCSSLDQAESLADLIDGYCRLVTGSNTSLWNRKAGSWKNYPCPCKDAQPPKSRQDGTSSPEKSAGKTGTILSEDYAEIVDEEGDYSTPATRDYEIVRNQVELGEIIGEGQFGNVHKGSYKGRDGQTVAVAVKTCKVDADLATAEKFLEEAYIMQQFEHPHIIRLIGVCSEAPIWLVMELARLGEMRAYLQSNKHRLDLATLLLYTFQLSTALSYLESKKFVHRDIAARNVLVSSHGCVKLADFGLSRWVEDQSYYTASKCKLPIKWMAPESINFRRFTTSSDVWMFGVCMWEILMLGVKPFQGVKNNEVIRKLENGERLALPNHCPPRLYSLMSQCWSYEPSKRPTFKEIRETLHEILLEEKHQQQETMRRENRRVQAMSWAGADDVPPPKPSRQPQNTTEQSQLNVSAAPVSTYIVAQSPEVLAQLLKDNQARGVCPSVYTTPASPFNTLAVQFQDEDQILTTALVPDLPFFDPALSEPPSITTHDTTQSGGDSTLSDTNLDSLDSSDNTPLMSSLSISDTAVQTQSPAANRKQQKVKEMQNLYAVSSKVVGSITGDLYSPVQKFSASSAVSLPPATASVAVAGNTCGEIYGPVASFTQSSAIVGNLSQSASVGGNYGENPGNFGPSSLGSSIIMPNCSQAQFATSGPHAQSQPINYGNFVVSNNTSQVFGGGQSTSQNASSVQSASGSNGGGGGGGVIYPRNISSANMISSASSAECLYGPVLKFRAQNAQLQPATAELKPAGTTAGNYGQAGRTNLIAQNLKSQSLYPQNYPHQQIYSNIAQPGQQAMYLPQMQNVARQNAIPQAVSYAAIQHTNQQSQLSGANPIYTAHATSVSVVQAQKVHVPNYTQQAQPGISSQPATSQIIGMNQSVGVGITQASVPSHFIMSSSAIQQNIHPIPSSYMVEQPSSLGPIDHAQCSMHASVDGMMTSTVGAHQQQVTQPQMASIIAKAVNVPQMATGIAKITTFVTQKQDEQLTSSTDGTLSGSLISSAVSDSTMSSSSSMTEEAQQDQRNMHSQLFDNMTDNLNTGIDDEQKLLEQRLLEQQRQSEEDSRWLAREEKRLSIATSGDESASPPVPRSVTQSPSHEPHSANTGSLGSDKGSDKVIVVKVHHKMEPTPTADLDRTNDKVYDCTTSVVRAVMSLSQGVQQSKADQYLELVRRVGIELKALLSSVDILVEILPISAHREVEMAHKVLSKDMAELVAAMKLAQNYSATTLDAEYRKGMLSAAHILAMNAKNLLDVIDSIRIRYPYVDSQICQKQCDVVNRTRESTPENRIRSSQSGEQFLRRSQSSERQGTTFRQSQSGDLLHRMGQSVDRSSPGSQSDVNSSSSLERKHNMVTNSLERNSTTRRQMATNSLERKRPSLTCNAGPMNNSVNLPPMVPVSCNLVQTASPVIHPSQSVTTGVNQQAVFAANSKTANETPINDS from the exons ATGAGCACTGGAACAGGAGATGGAGGTGGAGGTGGCGTCGGAAGTGTCCAGAGCAGCGGCGGTGGTAGAAACACCCCGCCGCATGGCTCACCCACCCCCATGGATAAGGCGACCTTAAAAGTCCATCTTCCAAACG GTGGCTTCAACGTCGTTAAATTCGGTGATGCGATCGATGTTAGAGGTATCATCTCGCTGGTAACTAGTCGATTAGCCGTTGGTACTAGACACTACCGAAATCTGTACGCGATGAGGCTGCATCATCCCGGATCCGGAGAAAGTTATTGGTTGCATCAGGATACAACGATGTATCAG GTTCAAGAAAAGTACGAGCGAAAGCATCCGCACTGCGAGTGGAGGTACGAGCTCCGAGTGCGTTATCTGCCTCAAAACTTAAACGATCTCTACGAGAAGGATAAAGTCacgttttattactattacgaCCAG GTGCGAAACGACTACTTACTTGCGAATCATGCCGCTCTGGATCAGGACGTTGCGGTTCAGCTCTGCTGTCTGGAGATTCGTTATTTCTTCAAGGACATGCCGCAAATCGCTCTCGACAAGAAGAGCAATCTGGAATACCTGGAGCGTGAG GTCGGCCTGCACAAATTCCTGCCACGCTCCGTACTGAATGGGATGAAGCCGAAGGCGCTCCGAAAATTAATACAGCAGCACTTTAAGAAAGTCGCGGCACTGTCCGAGCTCGAATGCATGTTCAAATTCTTCGATCTGTTACGGGCGCACTATCGATTCGATCAGGAAAGGTTTATATGTGCTTTAGGA TCAAGCTGGTCAATACCCGTAGAATTAGTCATCGGACCGGATTTGGGTATATCTTACATGGCTCACCGAGGCGGAACAGTG CCGACTAGGATGGCGGAATTCTCCCAGATACAATCCATTCAGACGTTGGTTTCGGATTGCAAGGAACATGCGAAAGCGTGCATCAAGTTAAGAGTCGCCGGTGCCGCGGAGACTCTCAGCATCACTTGCTCCAGTCTAGATCAAGCGGAGAGTCTCGCAGATCTGATTGATGGATATTGTAGATTAGTTACAGGCAGCAACACTTCACTGTGGAATAGGAAAG CTGGATCCTGGAAGAATTATCCCTGTCCATGCAAAG ATGCACAACCGCCAAAGTCCAGACAAGATGGTACTAGCAGTCCCGAGAAAAGCGCAGGTAAAACCGGAACTATCTTGTCCGAAGATTACGCGGAAATTGTCGACGAAGAAGGAGACTACTCAACACCAGCTA cTCGAGACTACGAGATAGTCCGAAATCAAGTGGAGCTAGGTGAAATTATAGGAGAGGGCCAATTTGGTAACGTCCATAAGGGATCATACAAAGGAAGAGACGGTCAAACTGTTGCCGTTGCAGTGAAAACCTGCAAGGTTGATGCGGACCTCGCCACTGCCGAAAAGTTCCTCGAAGAAGCCT ACATTATGCAACAATTTGAGCATCCACACATTATCAGACTGATCGGAGTCTGTTCGGAGGCGCCAATTTGGCTTGTAATGGAACTAGCCAGACTCGGAGAAATGCGCGCTTATCTGCAATCTAATAAGCATCGTCTGGATCTTGCTACACTTTTATTGTATACCTTCCAATTGAGCACTGCCCTATCGTACCTCGAAAGCAAAAAATTTGTACACAG AGATATCGCAGCGAGAAACGTGCTAGTTTCGTCGCATGGTTGCGTCAAGTTAGCCGACTTTGGCCTTAGTAGATGGGTGGAAGATCAAAGTTATTATACCGCGAGTAAATGTAAACTGCCAATTAAATGGATGGCACCGGAAAGCATAAACTTTCGAAGATTTACGACTTCGTCCGATGTTTGGATGTTTG GTGTATGTATGTGggagattttaatgttagGCGTAAAACCATTCCAAGGCGTAAAAAATAACGAAGTGATACGTAAGCTAGAGAACGGAGAGAGGCTCGCGCTTCCTAATCACTGCCCCCCACGATTGTACTCTTTAATGTCTCAATGTTGGAGCTACGAACCCAGCAAGAGACCaacatttaaagaaattaGAGAAACTTTACA CGAAATCTTATTGGAAGAGAAACATCAGCAGCAAGAAACGATGAGAAGAGAAAATAGGAGGGTACAAGCCATGTCTTGGG CAGGTGCAGATGATGTGCCGCCACCGAAACCCTCTCGACAACCGCAAAACACGACGGAGCAATCGCAGCTGAACGTGTCTGCAGCGCCAGTGTCCACGTACATCGTCGCGCAGAGTCCCGAAGTTCTCGCGCAACTTCTCAAGGACAACCAGGCCAGAGGGGTATGTCCCTCCGTGTACACGACACCCGCGTCCCCCTTCAATACTCTGGCGGTGCAGTTTCAGGACGAGGATCAAATCCTGACCACTGCCCTTGTGCCCGACTTACCCTTCTTCGATCCCGCGCTCTCCGAACCGCCGTCCATCACTACGCACGATACCACTCAATCGGGCGGCGACTCCACTTTGTCCGACACCAATCTCGACTCCCTCGACTCCTCGGATAATACTCCCCTCATGTCGAGCCTGAGCATTTCAGACACGGCAGTGCAGACGCAGTCGCCCGCCGCCAACCGAAAGCAGCAGAAGGTTAAAGAGATGCAAAACTTGTATGCAGTTAGCTCAAAGGTGGTCGGTAGCATTACGGGGGACCTGTACTCCCCCGTGCAGAAATTCTCCGCGTCCAGCGCCGTGTCGCTACCACCTGCGACCGCGTCCGTCGCGGTCGCGGGCAACACCTGCGGTGAGATATACGGACCGGTCGCTAGCTTCACTCAGAGCTCAGCTATCGTGGGTAATCTCAGTCAGAGCGCTAGCGTAGGTGGTAATTACGGTGAGAATCCCGGGAACTTCGGTCCCAGTAGTTTGGGCAGCAGTATTATCATGCCGAATTGTAGTCAGGCGCAGTTCGCCACGAGTGGCCCGCATGCTCAAAGCCAGCCGATTAATTACGGTAACTTCGTGGTTAGTAACAATACGAGTCAGGTATTCGGTGGTGGTCAATCTACCAGTCAGAATGCAAGCAGCGTGCAGAGCGCTAGCGGTAGtaatggtggtggtggtggtggcggcgttATTTATCCTCGCAACATTAGCTCGGCAAACATGATTAGTTCCGCATCGAGTGCGGAGTGTTTGTACGGCCCGGTTCTCAAGTTCCGCGCGCAAAACGCCCAACTTCAGCCGGCCACGGCCGAGTTGAAGCCTGCTGGGACAACAGCTGGAAATTACGGCCAAGCCGGAAGGACCAACCTGATAGCACAGAATCTAAAGTCGCAGTCATTGTATCCGCAAAACTATCCGCATCAGCAGATCTACTCGAACATTGCTCAGCCGGGACAGCAAGCCATGTATTTACCGCAAATGCAGAACGTAGCGCGGCAGAACGCAATCCCGCAGGCGGTATCCTACGCGGCGATACAGCACACGAATCAGCAATCTCAACTGAGCGGCGCCAATCCAATTTACACGGCTCACGCTACGTCCGTGTCGGTAGTTCAGGCGCAGAAAGTGCATGTTCCGAATTATACTCAGCAAGCGCAGCCTGGAATCAGCAGTCAGCCAGCGACTTCGCAGATAATCGGCATGAATCAGTCAGTTGGTGTCGGGATAACGCAAGCTTCCGTTCCATCACACTTCATCATGTCGTCCTCCGCGATTCAACAGAACATCCATCCAATTCCATCCAGCTATATGGTGGAGCAACCGAGTTCGCTCGGACCGATAGATCACGCTCAATGCTCGATGCATGCTAGTGTCGATGGCATGATGACCAGTACCGTCGGTGCGCATCAGCAACAAGTAACGCAGCCTCAAATGGCCAGCATCATCGCGAAGGCGGTGAACGTGCCGCAAATGGCAACGGGCATCGCTAAAATCACCACATTTGTCACGCAAAAACAAGACGAACAGTTGACGAGCTCGACAGACGGCACTCTCTCCGGCTCGCTGATCTCGTCCGCTGTCAGCGACAGCACCATGTCTTCTAGCAGCTCGATGACAGAGGAGGCACAACAAGATCAG AGGAACATGCATTCGCAATTATTCGACAATATGACTGACAATCTTAATACTGGCATTGACGACGAACAAAAGCTGTTGGAACAACGTTTGTTGGAGCAGCAACGTCAGTCTGAAGAGGATAGCCGTTGGCTCGCGAGAGAAGAG AAACGTTTATCGATTGCAACGAGTGGTGATGAAAGTGCTAGTCCCCCAGTTCCACGATCCGTTACTCAATCGCCAAGTCACGAACCGCACTCTGCCAATACTGGCTCTCTCGGCTCGGACAAAGGGTCCGATAAAGTAATTGTAGTAAAGGTACATCAC AAAATGGAACCGACACCCACTGCAGATTTAGACAGGACTAATGACAAAGTATACGACTGTACGACAAGCGTCGTTCGTGCAGTTATGTCACTATCACAAG GTGTTCAACAGAGCAAGGCTGATCAGTATTTAGAATTAGTACGTAGAGTAGGTATCGAATTAAAAGCACTACTGTCCTCGGTGGATATTCTCGTAGAGATATTGCCAATATCCGCACACCGCGAGGTAGAAATGGCGCACAAAGTATTAAGTAAAGATATGGCGGAACTGGTGGCTGCTATGAAACTGGCGCAAAATTACAGTGCCACCACATTGGACGCCGAGTACCGAAA ggGAATGCTATCTGCAGCTCACATTTTAGCGATGAACGCAAAGAATCTCTTAGACGTGATTGACTCTATCCGTATCCGTTACCCGTACGTGGACAGTCAGATTTGCCAGAAGCAGTGCGACGTTGTTAACAGAACGCGAGAATCGACGCCCGAGAATCGCATTCGGTCAAGTCAGTCCGGCGAGCAATTTCTACGAAGAAGTCAATCGAGTGAACGACAGGGGACAACCTTCCGACAAAGCCAAAGTGGTGACCTGTTGCACAGAATGGGTCAGTCCGTGGACCGATCTTCACCG GGAAGTCAGTCTGAC
- the LOC105283194 gene encoding focal adhesion kinase 1 isoform X4 translates to MLELVERKANGISWPTCRAQNLDTFGKNPKGGVLLRHMEKGCTREKRWRRDSKGLLCSLGQLGCSDSYSPDTLGTWKFHKVSRASHEGMSTGTGDGGGGGVGSVQSSGGGRNTPPHGSPTPMDKATLKVHLPNGGFNVVKFGDAIDVRGIISLVTSRLAVGTRHYRNLYAMRLHHPGSGESYWLHQDTTMYQVQEKYERKHPHCEWRYELRVRYLPQNLNDLYEKDKVTFYYYYDQVRNDYLLANHAALDQDVAVQLCCLEIRYFFKDMPQIALDKKSNLEYLEREVGLHKFLPRSVLNGMKPKALRKLIQQHFKKVAALSELECMFKFFDLLRAHYRFDQERFICALGSSWSIPVELVIGPDLGISYMAHRGGTVPTRMAEFSQIQSIQTLVSDCKEHAKACIKLRVAGAAETLSITCSSLDQAESLADLIDGYCRLVTGSNTSLWNRKAGSWKNYPCPCKDAQPPKSRQDGTSSPEKSAGKTGTILSEDYAEIVDEEGDYSTPATRDYEIVRNQVELGEIIGEGQFGNVHKGSYKGRDGQTVAVAVKTCKVDADLATAEKFLEEAYIMQQFEHPHIIRLIGVCSEAPIWLVMELARLGEMRAYLQSNKHRLDLATLLLYTFQLSTALSYLESKKFVHRDIAARNVLVSSHGCVKLADFGLSRWVEDQSYYTASKCKLPIKWMAPESINFRRFTTSSDVWMFGVCMWEILMLGVKPFQGVKNNEVIRKLENGERLALPNHCPPRLYSLMSQCWSYEPSKRPTFKEIRETLHEILLEEKHQQQETMRRENRRVQAMSWGADDVPPPKPSRQPQNTTEQSQLNVSAAPVSTYIVAQSPEVLAQLLKDNQARGVCPSVYTTPASPFNTLAVQFQDEDQILTTALVPDLPFFDPALSEPPSITTHDTTQSGGDSTLSDTNLDSLDSSDNTPLMSSLSISDTAVQTQSPAANRKQQKVKEMQNLYAVSSKVVGSITGDLYSPVQKFSASSAVSLPPATASVAVAGNTCGEIYGPVASFTQSSAIVGNLSQSASVGGNYGENPGNFGPSSLGSSIIMPNCSQAQFATSGPHAQSQPINYGNFVVSNNTSQVFGGGQSTSQNASSVQSASGSNGGGGGGGVIYPRNISSANMISSASSAECLYGPVLKFRAQNAQLQPATAELKPAGTTAGNYGQAGRTNLIAQNLKSQSLYPQNYPHQQIYSNIAQPGQQAMYLPQMQNVARQNAIPQAVSYAAIQHTNQQSQLSGANPIYTAHATSVSVVQAQKVHVPNYTQQAQPGISSQPATSQIIGMNQSVGVGITQASVPSHFIMSSSAIQQNIHPIPSSYMVEQPSSLGPIDHAQCSMHASVDGMMTSTVGAHQQQVTQPQMASIIAKAVNVPQMATGIAKITTFVTQKQDEQLTSSTDGTLSGSLISSAVSDSTMSSSSSMTEEAQQDQRNMHSQLFDNMTDNLNTGIDDEQKLLEQRLLEQQRQSEEDSRWLAREEKRLSIATSGDESASPPVPRSVTQSPSHEPHSANTGSLGSDKGSDKVIVVKKMEPTPTADLDRTNDKVYDCTTSVVRAVMSLSQGVQQSKADQYLELVRRVGIELKALLSSVDILVEILPISAHREVEMAHKVLSKDMAELVAAMKLAQNYSATTLDAEYRKGMLSAAHILAMNAKNLLDVIDSIRIRYPYVDSQICQKQCDVVNRTRESTPENRIRSSQSGEQFLRRSQSSERQGTTFRQSQSGDLLHRMGQSVDRSSPGSQSDVNSSSSLERKHNMVTNSLERNSTTRRQMATNSLERKRPSLTCNAGPMNNSVNLPPMVPVSCNLVQTASPVIHPSQSVTTGVNQQAVFAANSKTANETPINDS, encoded by the exons ATGTTGGAGCTGGTAGAACGCAAAGCCAACGGGATCTCGTGGCCTACGTGCCGTGCTCAAAATCTCGATACCTTCGGGAAGAATCCCAAGGGAGGCGTGCTCCTGAGACACATGGAGAAGGGTTGTACGCGCGAGAAACGATGGAGGAGAGACAGCAAGGGTTTGCTTTGTTCTCTGGGCCAGCTGGGCTGCAGCGATTCTTACAGTCCGGACACACTGGGAACGTGGAAGTTTCATAAGGTGTCTCGTGCAAG tcATGAGGGGATGAGCACTGGAACAGGAGATGGAGGTGGAGGTGGCGTCGGAAGTGTCCAGAGCAGCGGCGGTGGTAGAAACACCCCGCCGCATGGCTCACCCACCCCCATGGATAAGGCGACCTTAAAAGTCCATCTTCCAAACG GTGGCTTCAACGTCGTTAAATTCGGTGATGCGATCGATGTTAGAGGTATCATCTCGCTGGTAACTAGTCGATTAGCCGTTGGTACTAGACACTACCGAAATCTGTACGCGATGAGGCTGCATCATCCCGGATCCGGAGAAAGTTATTGGTTGCATCAGGATACAACGATGTATCAG GTTCAAGAAAAGTACGAGCGAAAGCATCCGCACTGCGAGTGGAGGTACGAGCTCCGAGTGCGTTATCTGCCTCAAAACTTAAACGATCTCTACGAGAAGGATAAAGTCacgttttattactattacgaCCAG GTGCGAAACGACTACTTACTTGCGAATCATGCCGCTCTGGATCAGGACGTTGCGGTTCAGCTCTGCTGTCTGGAGATTCGTTATTTCTTCAAGGACATGCCGCAAATCGCTCTCGACAAGAAGAGCAATCTGGAATACCTGGAGCGTGAG GTCGGCCTGCACAAATTCCTGCCACGCTCCGTACTGAATGGGATGAAGCCGAAGGCGCTCCGAAAATTAATACAGCAGCACTTTAAGAAAGTCGCGGCACTGTCCGAGCTCGAATGCATGTTCAAATTCTTCGATCTGTTACGGGCGCACTATCGATTCGATCAGGAAAGGTTTATATGTGCTTTAGGA TCAAGCTGGTCAATACCCGTAGAATTAGTCATCGGACCGGATTTGGGTATATCTTACATGGCTCACCGAGGCGGAACAGTG CCGACTAGGATGGCGGAATTCTCCCAGATACAATCCATTCAGACGTTGGTTTCGGATTGCAAGGAACATGCGAAAGCGTGCATCAAGTTAAGAGTCGCCGGTGCCGCGGAGACTCTCAGCATCACTTGCTCCAGTCTAGATCAAGCGGAGAGTCTCGCAGATCTGATTGATGGATATTGTAGATTAGTTACAGGCAGCAACACTTCACTGTGGAATAGGAAAG CTGGATCCTGGAAGAATTATCCCTGTCCATGCAAAG ATGCACAACCGCCAAAGTCCAGACAAGATGGTACTAGCAGTCCCGAGAAAAGCGCAGGTAAAACCGGAACTATCTTGTCCGAAGATTACGCGGAAATTGTCGACGAAGAAGGAGACTACTCAACACCAGCTA cTCGAGACTACGAGATAGTCCGAAATCAAGTGGAGCTAGGTGAAATTATAGGAGAGGGCCAATTTGGTAACGTCCATAAGGGATCATACAAAGGAAGAGACGGTCAAACTGTTGCCGTTGCAGTGAAAACCTGCAAGGTTGATGCGGACCTCGCCACTGCCGAAAAGTTCCTCGAAGAAGCCT ACATTATGCAACAATTTGAGCATCCACACATTATCAGACTGATCGGAGTCTGTTCGGAGGCGCCAATTTGGCTTGTAATGGAACTAGCCAGACTCGGAGAAATGCGCGCTTATCTGCAATCTAATAAGCATCGTCTGGATCTTGCTACACTTTTATTGTATACCTTCCAATTGAGCACTGCCCTATCGTACCTCGAAAGCAAAAAATTTGTACACAG AGATATCGCAGCGAGAAACGTGCTAGTTTCGTCGCATGGTTGCGTCAAGTTAGCCGACTTTGGCCTTAGTAGATGGGTGGAAGATCAAAGTTATTATACCGCGAGTAAATGTAAACTGCCAATTAAATGGATGGCACCGGAAAGCATAAACTTTCGAAGATTTACGACTTCGTCCGATGTTTGGATGTTTG GTGTATGTATGTGggagattttaatgttagGCGTAAAACCATTCCAAGGCGTAAAAAATAACGAAGTGATACGTAAGCTAGAGAACGGAGAGAGGCTCGCGCTTCCTAATCACTGCCCCCCACGATTGTACTCTTTAATGTCTCAATGTTGGAGCTACGAACCCAGCAAGAGACCaacatttaaagaaattaGAGAAACTTTACA CGAAATCTTATTGGAAGAGAAACATCAGCAGCAAGAAACGATGAGAAGAGAAAATAGGAGGGTACAAGCCATGTCTTGGG GTGCAGATGATGTGCCGCCACCGAAACCCTCTCGACAACCGCAAAACACGACGGAGCAATCGCAGCTGAACGTGTCTGCAGCGCCAGTGTCCACGTACATCGTCGCGCAGAGTCCCGAAGTTCTCGCGCAACTTCTCAAGGACAACCAGGCCAGAGGGGTATGTCCCTCCGTGTACACGACACCCGCGTCCCCCTTCAATACTCTGGCGGTGCAGTTTCAGGACGAGGATCAAATCCTGACCACTGCCCTTGTGCCCGACTTACCCTTCTTCGATCCCGCGCTCTCCGAACCGCCGTCCATCACTACGCACGATACCACTCAATCGGGCGGCGACTCCACTTTGTCCGACACCAATCTCGACTCCCTCGACTCCTCGGATAATACTCCCCTCATGTCGAGCCTGAGCATTTCAGACACGGCAGTGCAGACGCAGTCGCCCGCCGCCAACCGAAAGCAGCAGAAGGTTAAAGAGATGCAAAACTTGTATGCAGTTAGCTCAAAGGTGGTCGGTAGCATTACGGGGGACCTGTACTCCCCCGTGCAGAAATTCTCCGCGTCCAGCGCCGTGTCGCTACCACCTGCGACCGCGTCCGTCGCGGTCGCGGGCAACACCTGCGGTGAGATATACGGACCGGTCGCTAGCTTCACTCAGAGCTCAGCTATCGTGGGTAATCTCAGTCAGAGCGCTAGCGTAGGTGGTAATTACGGTGAGAATCCCGGGAACTTCGGTCCCAGTAGTTTGGGCAGCAGTATTATCATGCCGAATTGTAGTCAGGCGCAGTTCGCCACGAGTGGCCCGCATGCTCAAAGCCAGCCGATTAATTACGGTAACTTCGTGGTTAGTAACAATACGAGTCAGGTATTCGGTGGTGGTCAATCTACCAGTCAGAATGCAAGCAGCGTGCAGAGCGCTAGCGGTAGtaatggtggtggtggtggtggcggcgttATTTATCCTCGCAACATTAGCTCGGCAAACATGATTAGTTCCGCATCGAGTGCGGAGTGTTTGTACGGCCCGGTTCTCAAGTTCCGCGCGCAAAACGCCCAACTTCAGCCGGCCACGGCCGAGTTGAAGCCTGCTGGGACAACAGCTGGAAATTACGGCCAAGCCGGAAGGACCAACCTGATAGCACAGAATCTAAAGTCGCAGTCATTGTATCCGCAAAACTATCCGCATCAGCAGATCTACTCGAACATTGCTCAGCCGGGACAGCAAGCCATGTATTTACCGCAAATGCAGAACGTAGCGCGGCAGAACGCAATCCCGCAGGCGGTATCCTACGCGGCGATACAGCACACGAATCAGCAATCTCAACTGAGCGGCGCCAATCCAATTTACACGGCTCACGCTACGTCCGTGTCGGTAGTTCAGGCGCAGAAAGTGCATGTTCCGAATTATACTCAGCAAGCGCAGCCTGGAATCAGCAGTCAGCCAGCGACTTCGCAGATAATCGGCATGAATCAGTCAGTTGGTGTCGGGATAACGCAAGCTTCCGTTCCATCACACTTCATCATGTCGTCCTCCGCGATTCAACAGAACATCCATCCAATTCCATCCAGCTATATGGTGGAGCAACCGAGTTCGCTCGGACCGATAGATCACGCTCAATGCTCGATGCATGCTAGTGTCGATGGCATGATGACCAGTACCGTCGGTGCGCATCAGCAACAAGTAACGCAGCCTCAAATGGCCAGCATCATCGCGAAGGCGGTGAACGTGCCGCAAATGGCAACGGGCATCGCTAAAATCACCACATTTGTCACGCAAAAACAAGACGAACAGTTGACGAGCTCGACAGACGGCACTCTCTCCGGCTCGCTGATCTCGTCCGCTGTCAGCGACAGCACCATGTCTTCTAGCAGCTCGATGACAGAGGAGGCACAACAAGATCAG AGGAACATGCATTCGCAATTATTCGACAATATGACTGACAATCTTAATACTGGCATTGACGACGAACAAAAGCTGTTGGAACAACGTTTGTTGGAGCAGCAACGTCAGTCTGAAGAGGATAGCCGTTGGCTCGCGAGAGAAGAG AAACGTTTATCGATTGCAACGAGTGGTGATGAAAGTGCTAGTCCCCCAGTTCCACGATCCGTTACTCAATCGCCAAGTCACGAACCGCACTCTGCCAATACTGGCTCTCTCGGCTCGGACAAAGGGTCCGATAAAGTAATTGTAGTAAAG AAAATGGAACCGACACCCACTGCAGATTTAGACAGGACTAATGACAAAGTATACGACTGTACGACAAGCGTCGTTCGTGCAGTTATGTCACTATCACAAG GTGTTCAACAGAGCAAGGCTGATCAGTATTTAGAATTAGTACGTAGAGTAGGTATCGAATTAAAAGCACTACTGTCCTCGGTGGATATTCTCGTAGAGATATTGCCAATATCCGCACACCGCGAGGTAGAAATGGCGCACAAAGTATTAAGTAAAGATATGGCGGAACTGGTGGCTGCTATGAAACTGGCGCAAAATTACAGTGCCACCACATTGGACGCCGAGTACCGAAA ggGAATGCTATCTGCAGCTCACATTTTAGCGATGAACGCAAAGAATCTCTTAGACGTGATTGACTCTATCCGTATCCGTTACCCGTACGTGGACAGTCAGATTTGCCAGAAGCAGTGCGACGTTGTTAACAGAACGCGAGAATCGACGCCCGAGAATCGCATTCGGTCAAGTCAGTCCGGCGAGCAATTTCTACGAAGAAGTCAATCGAGTGAACGACAGGGGACAACCTTCCGACAAAGCCAAAGTGGTGACCTGTTGCACAGAATGGGTCAGTCCGTGGACCGATCTTCACCG GGAAGTCAGTCTGAC